A window of Papilio machaon chromosome 1, ilPapMach1.1, whole genome shotgun sequence contains these coding sequences:
- the LOC123721371 gene encoding protein Wnt-4 codes for MVTGTKPVLQKTVEAIFNDRSKTIYPGACKVLNSTARQIKICRKDPGLQIVLANARSQAIDACEQNFQYDRWNCSLFYNRKAKKSIFKKIYRETAFVHALVAASLTHAVAKGCASGDLYRCSCLRRRNNTTHWKGAGCGDDFKYGKRLIRNFLGLKETGNDQIANILKQDVLIGVNSIKQHLKEVCKCHGFSGSCTTKTCWRRLGPFNSAMGLLKKHYHHAIRKKIVNVTIGQPVTKNMLDFDKLVYLQRTPNLCVSTKGRVCKDRNNCATLCCGRGFTISKKSIKTKCRCKMAKCCLVTCDTCVEDIDVFTCK; via the exons ATGG TTACAGG AACAAAACCAGTATTGCAAAAAACAGTAGAAGCCATTTTTAATGACAGATCTAAAACTATATACCCTGGCGCGTGCAAAGTACTCAATTCAACAGCgcgacaaataaaaatttgcagGAAAGATCCAGGATTACAGATAGTGTTGGCAAACGCAAGGTCTCAAGCGATCGATGCGTGCgaacaaaattttcaatacGATCGATGGAAttgttctttgttttataatagaaaagcgaagaaaagtatatttaagaaaatttatagaGAAACTGCATTTGTCCACGCGTTAGTTGCAGCTTCGTTGACTCACGCTGTTGCTAAAGGATGTGCTTCCGGGGACTTATATAGATGTTCATGTTtaagaagaagaaataataCAACCCATTGGAAAGGAGCTGGATGTGGGgatgattttaaatatggaaaaaGGTTAATTAGAAATTTTCTCGGTCTTAAAGAAACTGGTAACGATCAAATAGCAAATATTCTAAAGCAAGATGTTCTTATTGGTGTTAATTCTATTAAGCAACATCTGAAGGAAGTTTGCAAATGCCACGGATTTTCTGGGTCGTGTACAACAAAGACTTGCTGGAGGAGACTTGGGCCTTTCAACTCTGCAATGGGTTTGTTGAAGAAACATTATCATCATGCAATTAGAAAGAAAATTGTTAATGTCACAATCGGTCAGCCTGTAACTAAAAATATGCTGGATTTTGATAAATTGGTGTACTTACAGCGTACTCCAAATTTATGTGTAAGCACTAAAGGAAGGGTTTGTAAGGATAGAAACAACTGTGCCACTTTGTGCTGTGGAAGAGGTTTTACTATTTCTAAGAAGTCTATTAAAACCAAATGCAGATGTAAGATGGCGAAGTGTTGTTTGGTCACATGCGATACGTGTGTAGAAGACATAGACGTTTTTACATGTAAATAA